In Mytilus edulis chromosome 6, xbMytEdul2.2, whole genome shotgun sequence, the following proteins share a genomic window:
- the LOC139528762 gene encoding tRNA-specific adenosine deaminase 2-like, giving the protein MVTMDNEHITWMERTFDLAEEALKSGEVPVGCLLVYDGKEIAVGRNEVNETKNATRHAEIVAIDKVLKFSEENKLDSKAVFRQCVLYVTVEPCIMCAGALRQVEIPLVIYGCANDRFGGCGSILPVHSAELPSLGPSLQCISNVMAERAIQLLKDFYKGENLNAPENKRKVKNS; this is encoded by the coding sequence ATGGTAACAATGGATAATGAGCATATTACTTGGATGGAAAGGACATTTGACCTTGCAGAAGAAGCATTAAAATCAGGAGAGGTTCCAGTAGGGTGTTTGCTAGTGTATGATGGGAAGGAAATTGCTGTAGGCAGGAACGAAGTGAATGAAACCAAAAATGCAACAAGACATGCTGAAATAGTTGCCattgataaagttttaaaattctCTGAAGAAAATAAATTGGATTCAAAAGCAGTTTTTAGACAGTGTGTTCTATACGTAACAGTTGAACCCTGTATTATGTGTGCTGGAGCACTTAGACAAGTAGAAATCCCCTTAGTAATTTATGGATGTGCTAATGATAGATTTGGTGGATGTGGATCCATTTTGCCAGTTCATAGTGCAGAGTTACCTTCCCTTGGACCATCATTACAGTGCATAAGTAATGTGATGGCTGAACGGGCAATACAGTTACTCAAAGATTTTTACAAGGGGGAAAATCTGAATGCCCCAGAAAATAAACGTAAAGTTAAAAACAGTTAA
- the LOC139528754 gene encoding uncharacterized protein, protein MALRAVRQLVSRGKTNLAKINDITNPTSTEKRERLVILGTGWGSYSVLKTIDKNKFDVIVVSPRNHFLFTPLLCSTTVGTLEFRSVIEPVRNTIFRQPDHFHLSFATKLDIENKKIHCESVLKSELKYTIDFDKLVIGVGALSNTFNVPGVQEHSFFLKEVADARRIRNRILKNFELSVQPGIEDSEANRLLHTVIVGGGPTGVEFGAELYDFVEQDISRLYKQKKHHVNVTLVESNQILASFDESLRKYAEKKIKERDRFQLVKSIVTEVKEDCVTLSNGETIPCGMVVWSGGIAPRQFVRDLDLKKNKQGQVMTDKYLHVLGDDSKSVFAIGDCADVQDMPLPCTAQVAEREGRYLAKMLNHGKEFAEPFKFQSMGMLAYIGKYQALTDVKQIKMQGFTSWIVWRSAYLTRLGSWRLRMQVPIDWLKTLIYGRDISRFD, encoded by the exons ATGGCTTTAAGAGCAGTTAGACAGCTAGTTAGCAGAGGAAAGACTAACTTAGCTAAAATAAATGACATTACAAATCCAACATCGACAGAAAAACGTGAAAGATTAGTTATTCTAGGAACAGGTTGGGGCAGCTACAGTGTATTGAAGacaatagacaaaaacaaatttgatgtGATAGTCGTCAGTCCGAGGAACCACTTCCTGTTTACACCATTGTTATGTAGTACAACTGTGGGGACTCTAGAATTTAG ATCTGTGATAGAACCTGTCCGGAACACAATATTTCGTCAGCCTGATCATTTCCACTTATCATTTGCTACAAAActagatattgaaaataaaaaaatacattgtgaAAGTGTATTGAAATCTGAGCTTAAATATACCATAGACTTTGATAAATTGGTGATTGGTGTAGGAGCTTTGAGTAATACATTTAATGTGCCTGGTGTTCAAGAACATTCATTCTTTCTCAAG GAAGTAGCAGATGCCAGGAGAATAAGGAACAGAATATTAAAGAATTTTGAATTATCAGTACAGCCAGGAATAGAAGACTCAGAAGCAAATAGGCTGTTACATACAGTTATAGTAGGAGGGGGACCGACTGGTGTGGAGTTTGGAGCAGAACTTTATGACTTTGTAGAACAG GATATCTCCCGTCTGTACAAGCAGAAGAAACATCACGTTAACGTTACACTGGTAGAATCTAACCAGATCCTAGCATCATTTGATGAAAGTCTCAGGAAATATGCAGAGAAAAAGATCAAAGAGAGAGACCGGTTTCAACTGGTCAAGTCAATAGTAACAG aggtAAAAGAAGATTGTGTTACATTAAGTAATGGAGAGACAATTCCCTGTGGAATGGTCGTATGGAGTGGTGGTATAGCTCCCAGACAGTTTGTTAGAGATTTAGATCTGAAGAAAAATAAACAAGGACAG GTAATGACAGATAAATACCTGCATGTTTTAGGGGATGACAGTAAGAGTGTGTTTGCTATAGGAGACTGTGCTGATGTACAAGACATGCCATTACCATGTACTGCCCAG GTAGCAGAAAGAGAAGGCAGATACTTAGCTAAGATGTTAAATCATGGTAAAGAATTTGCGGAACCATTTAAATTCCAGAGCATGGGCATGCTGGCTTATATCGGGAAATATCAAGCCCTTACAGATGTTAAGCAAATCAAAATGCAAG GTTTTACATCCTGGATAGTATGGAGATCAGCTTATTTAACAAGGTTAGGAAGTTGGAGACTAAGAATGCAGGTTCCAATAGACTGGCTTAAAACATTAATATATGGTAGAGATATATCTAGATTTGATTAA